The sequence CCCAGATAAGCATAGGAATAGACCCAGAGAAGGTCACTTTCTATCGACAGAGTAAGGTTCCTGCGACATTTGAATTACATGTCATACTCTCGATGATGACGCAGATGGCAGAATTAGAACGACAGCCCGCCCTAAAGGAGAAATTAGCACAAGGCAAGAAACTTACCTACGGCTTGATGGGTTATCCAGTGCTTATGGCAGCAGATATCCTCGTAGTTGATTCGGATCTCGTGCCAGTAGCAAAGGATCAGGAGGCGCATGTTGAGATGGCTAGCGATCTTGCAAAGATCTTTAATAGGAAGTTTGGGAAGACGATAAAGGTGCCTGCTGGGTTGATTGGTGAGGTTGTTATAGGGCTTGATGGGAAGGGGAAATCAGGCAAATCAACAGGTGGCATATTCTTCTCTGATTCGACAGAAGAGGTTAGGAAGAAGGTGATGAGCATGTATACAGATCCAAATAGGATAAAGGCCACTGATCCGGGTACTGTCGATGATAATCCGGTGTTTATTTATCATGATTATTTCAATCCGAATGTAGAAGAGGTGAATGATCTGAAGGAGAGATATACTAAGGGTACAGTAGGGGATGTTGAGGTTAAAGAAAAGCTCTTTAGAGCAGTTGAGGCATTTTTAGAGCCAATTCGAGAGAAAAAGAGCGAAATTGATGCACTTGGTGATGATCACATCCTGGATATCCTAAAAAAGGGTGAAGATAAAGTAAATCCCGTGGCAGAAGCGGTATTAGACCGTGTGAGAGGTGCAATGGGATTTTGAGTTAACTTTTAGTAATAATTCTTAAAAGTCTGTGCTTATAGAAATAGTATATCACCCGATAGTATAGATCATCCCATATCGTTCTCGATCAAACCTCTGAGGTAATCTGCTGTAGTTCTACCCTCTAGTCGTGCTTGTTTAGAAATGTAGGTGAGTTGGGATGGAGATAGGAAGAAGTTGAAGCGTTCTGAGAAGCCCTCTCTATCTACCTTAGATATGAATCTACCGATCACGTCATCAATATTATATCTATTGTATCTAGCCCCGTGAAAGTAGGGGTTTTTTATCCTTTTGCTGTAGTCCTCATTTACGGAGAGACAAAGCACATGCTTTTTTGCCTGTATTGCCAGTGTAGCCTCATGTCCTAATTGGAAATCCTCTCGACTGACCTCGATCACAGTAGCATCGCACATCATTATCCCCCTTTTAATAGAGGCATAATGTATGGAATTCTTATCCCGTAGTCTATCTCGCTCTCGTTTGCTCAACACTTGTGTATAGCCTCCTAGCTCTGGTGAGATCATATCGACGCCTGTCTTGAGGATAGACTCGCGAACCATATCGTACTCTTTCTGGTACTGTGCCTTGCCATAGAAGGAGGCAGTATAGAAGATCTTGATACTCATATGCGTATGTATAAAGATTATCAGATTAGTAATATATGCTTATACTCACTTAAGTATGTGTATAAGATAATTGAGTATACCAAAATGAGGCCAAACAAGTTAGGGGTTCATATTAAATGTAAAGACCTAGAAAGATCCAAGGAGTTTTATGAGGCATTTGGGTTCAGTCCGATCTTTGCATACGGCTCAGATAAGCACCGAGCTGGATTCAAAGATATAA comes from Candidatus Nomurabacteria bacterium and encodes:
- the trpS gene encoding tryptophan--tRNA ligase, coding for MKKRVLTGDRATGSSYVIGAYIGTLKNRLELQDEYDTFIFSADYHSLTTDLDDSKKLAKNAIELVKTQISIGIDPEKVTFYRQSKVPATFELHVILSMMTQMAELERQPALKEKLAQGKKLTYGLMGYPVLMAADILVVDSDLVPVAKDQEAHVEMASDLAKIFNRKFGKTIKVPAGLIGEVVIGLDGKGKSGKSTGGIFFSDSTEEVRKKVMSMYTDPNRIKATDPGTVDDNPVFIYHDYFNPNVEEVNDLKERYTKGTVGDVEVKEKLFRAVEAFLEPIREKKSEIDALGDDHILDILKKGEDKVNPVAEAVLDRVRGAMGF